Below is a genomic region from Novosphingobium sp. EMRT-2.
TCGTCATCGGGCTTGCGGTAAATCAGCACGAGGTCGGGCTTTATGTGGCAATCGCGATGGTCGCGCCAGTCGCCGGTCAGCGCATGGTCGCGGTGGCGCGGTTCAAGCGGCTCGTCGGATGCCAGCGCCTCGATGATCGGGATCAGGTCAGCGTCCAGCGTCTTGGCGTGCTGCCCCTTCTTCTCCCGCTTGTAGTCGCGCTTGAACCGCCCGAAGCGTTCAATCGTCCGCATTGAGGTCGGCCATCAGGTCGACCACCGTGGCGAACCGCTTGCCCTTTCCCTCGCGCGCTTCCTTCATGGCCTCTATCGTCTCGGCATTGGGCACCAGCGGTTCAAACGGCAAGGCCTTGTCGCGGGCAACGCGGGTCAGCATCAGGCGCACGGCATCGGAGACGGTCAGCCCCATAGCAGCCAGCACGGTCGCGGCTTCCTCCTTCACCGCTCCGTCGATCCGGGTCTGCACAAGAGCGTTTGCGGCCATGTCGATTTCCTTTCTGCATGACGATGTAATGCAAGCGAACGCAAAGTGCAATCAGGCAAAGCCCCGGCTATCGACATGGCGACCGGGCTTCGCGTTTTTCACCTTCAATGCTGTGAGTGCCATCGGTTCGGGGCCCTGATCGGGAATGTTGGGGCCGTTCTCACACTTTCGGTGGGCAAACGGTCCCACAATCGTTCCACATTTTGGGCCAAATTCAGGCAAATCAGGGAGACGACCGCGAACAACTTACAAGACAAATCGTTGCTTTTTCAGTGTAGGTAGGGGTAGGGACGCCATCAGCTCGCTTGACACAAGGTTCTACACGCGACAGCGGGGTCCTCTACCACCGGGCAATTCTGCAGGATGCTGCAAACCGCGCGATATCAATGGCGGGCGAAAATTCGCTGACCGGCGCTGCCGAAGGCCACCACCGTATAGGGTTGGCGGGCAGCGCCTGCCACTTCCATGCCCTCCGAACCGATCGGCATCCCCGCAACCGCAATGCCTTTGACGCCCGCAGGACGGGTCGCCAGCAAGCGCTTGACGTCGGATATCGGGACATGGCCCTCGATCATATAGCCATCGACGATCGCGCTGTGGCAAGATGCCAGCGTCCGGGGCATGCCGGCCTTGCGCTGAAGCTCGCTGCGCGACGCATCGTCACGCATGACGACCTTGCGTCCCAGCTTCGCGCGCACGGCCTGCGCCCACTTCTCGCAACATCCACATCCCGGATCCCGGTGGACGACGATATCACTGGCCGCAAGCGCTACGCCGGGCATGGCGAGGAACAGCAAGGCGACGAATAGGCGGGTCTTCATGAAATGACTCCCGGAAGAACGATAAGCATGGGGCAGAGGCCCCTTCTTTTCTATACGCATCAATGCGCCCCTCCCCTCATCACGCAGATGATTTTACGATGGCGGGCGGCCTCCAGGCTAGCGGCAGGGACACAAGCAGCGCTAGCGATAGACCACCAATCCCCCACAGAACGAGCGGCTGCGCCCCGGGAGCGACGATGGCTATCGCCAGCGGCGCGAGCGCCTGCCCGATGCTGGCGGCGGAATGCTGGAAACCGAGCTTCACGCCTGAAGGGGCCCCGCCGCCGCTGATCCAGAAGCTGGTGACCAATCGAAGGGTTGCCGAGCTCCAGCCGGCAGCAACGATGATCCCACTGAGCTCGGCCATACTCGCGGCGACAGGAAACATGAAAAGTGCCACAGCCAGCAGGCCCAGCGTCAATCCGGCAAGCCGCCTCGGCACAGTGACCAGCCAATCCAGCTTTGCATGGAAGATCTGTGCCGCCAGCATGCCCAATCCGCAGAGACTGAGCATCCAGGCGATCTCTTCGCGGCTCAGCGAAATGGCGCTCCGCGTCACCAGGAGATTGACATGCATCGCCGCCAGCCCGCCGCCCGCGACGATCGTGATAAAAAGCAGGATCAACGTCGCGCCGAGCGTAGGCGCGGGCAGGTCTCCGCCATCGATGCAAGGTGCACACCAGCGCGGCAGACGCACGGCGCAAAGCGCCGCCCCGACGGCACCGATGCCGAGAGCGAGGATCATGAGGGGAGCGCGGGGCAGGATCGCGGCCGAGACCTCCGCCACCAGCGGACCGGCGAGATCGCCCAGAAACACGAAGGCGGTCAGCCAGGTGAAGCGGCGCGCCTGGTCCGCGCGCCCGCTTGCGGCAAAGCTCGCGCAGAGCAAGCCCAACGGTATGATGGCGGCCGACGCCATCCCCGCCACCAGACGCAATGCATAAAGCTCAGGCAACCCGACGAGGCCGATCGGCGCGGTCACCAGCGCGAGGATGACCAGCGCTGCGCGCAACATCGCCCGATAGTCGACCCGGTCCGCGATCCAGCCCCAGAGCGGCGCCGCCAGCAAGGCTGCCAGGGGATGGACCGCGGTCAGGCTCGCGACATGAAAATCATGAGCGCTTGACGATAGCGCGCCACGAGCCGGGTCGACCAGTGCCGGAAGGAAGGCGAGAATGGCCGTCTGTCCCGCCGACGCCGCAGCCGCCGCGAGCAACAAGACGAAAAAGGAGGCCGGCCAGCGACCGTTGGCTTGCGATCCAGCCTTGTCACGCGGCGCGTTCGCGGTCGATCCCTCGAGTGGCCATCCGCGGATCACCACCAGGCGCGCAAGCCGATCACCAGCCTGTGTTCGGAAGGCCCTTCCCTGCGCAGGCGACGGAAATCGGCCGTGCCGTCAAATGCGCGCTCCCAGACGAAGCCGATATAGGGCGCGAACTTGCGCGACACCTCGTAGCGCAACCGTCCGCTCAGCTCGACATTGCTGAAGCCGCTGCCGAGCTGCCGATCGCTCGACCGCTTCGAATAGATATTGGTTTCCACCTGCGGCGTAAGGATCAACCGATTGGTGAACAGGACCTCATAGGAGGCCTTGGCGCGCGCCGCGAGACGCCCATCGGTTCCTACATAGCCGGTGAGCTGGACGTCGAACCAATAGGGCGCCAGTCCCTCGACGCCGGCGGCGAGCCAGGTGGTCGCACCCTTGCCGAGATCCTGCCTGACCCCGAGCAGCGTGCCCCAGAACGGGTTCTTGCTGTGCCACCACAGCGCCTCGACGCTGCTCTCCGGATCGAGACGTTGGTCGCGGGAGTTCTTGAGCCCCTGGCTGCGCAGCCAGAGCTTGTCATTGTCCTGACCCTTGGTGACGAGCACGGTCCAGCCCACGCCCTGACCCTCGTTGCCGCTGGTGAACTCGAGCTCATCCACAAGTATCTTGGGGATCGAGAGCTTGTCGGCCATCTCATAGCCCGGCAGCGTCGAGTTGCGATAGCCGTCGGCATAATCGTCCGAGTTGCGCGCGTCCGGCGGGGCCTTGCCACCCTGCATCGAGCCCATGTCCATCGTGGCGCCGTTACCGGACGCCTTCGTGTCGGTCATATCCATGCCCGGCATGTCCATGCCCGCATGCTCCTGAGAGCCTTGCGCGGAAGGTGAGTTTGGATCGGGAGTGGCCGTTTGGGCAGGGGTGGCGGCGGGCGACGGGGGCAAGGCATCCTGCGCGAGGGCGGGAGCCGTGATCGCCGGCGCCAGGAAGAGGGCAACGCCAAGAGCAATGCCGCGCGAGGGGATAATCCGGATCATGCGACCACCACCTCCCGGAACATGCCGGCCGCCATGTGATAGAGCAGATGGCAGTGGAAGGCCCATCGGCCCATGGCGTCGGCGGTGACGCGGAAGCTCACCCGCTGGGCGGGCTGGACCACGACCGTATGCTTGCGGACCTGGAAGGCGCCGTCCGGGCCTTCGACATCGCTCCACATGCCGTGCAGATGCATCGGATGCGCCATCATCGTGTCGTTGACGAAGGTGACGCGCAGCCGCTCGTTCGGCTTGAAATGCAGCGGCCGGGAATCGTTGAGCTTGATGCCGTCGAGCGACCAGATGAACCGTTCCATATTGCCCGTCAGATGCAGCTCGATGTCGCGCTCGGGCTCGCGCGGGTCGGGATCGCCGCCCGGCGTGCGCAGATCGGCCAGCGTCAGCACGCGCCAGCCGCGCCCGCGCAGCCCGGCGCCGGGATCGTCGAGATTGGTGCGCGGATAGTCGACGCGCATGTCGGTATTGGCGCCATATTCGGTGCGGGCGTGCCGTGCCCTGGCCGGCATCTCGGTCATGCCGTGCCCGGCATGCGCGTCGCCTCCCATTGCGCCCATCGTCGCCATCGCGCCCATCATGTCGACCGGCTCGAGCCAGGTCCGGGCATCGAGCGGCGGCACGGCTGCCGCCATGCCCGGGGCCGGTGCGATCGTGCCACGCGCATAGCCGCTCCGATCGATCGCCTGCGCGAAGATGGTGCGGGCGCCGCCCTCGGGCATGGTGAACTCGACGTCGTAGGTCTCGCCCGGGCCGATCCGGAATTCCTCGACCGTGACCGGCTCGACCGGCTGCCCGTCGGTCGATACGACCGTCAGCTCGACCCCGGGGATCCGCACGTCGAAGAACGTCGCCGTCCCCGCGCCGACGAAGCGCAGGCGCACGCGCTCGCCGGGCGCGGCGATACCGGTCCAGTTGCCGGCGGGCGGCGCGCCGTTCATCAGATAGGTGTAGGTCGCGGCAGAGACATCGCTGTAGTCGGTCGGGTTCATCCGCGAG
It encodes:
- a CDS encoding MFS transporter, producing MVIRGWPLEGSTANAPRDKAGSQANGRWPASFFVLLLAAAAASAGQTAILAFLPALVDPARGALSSSAHDFHVASLTAVHPLAALLAAPLWGWIADRVDYRAMLRAALVILALVTAPIGLVGLPELYALRLVAGMASAAIIPLGLLCASFAASGRADQARRFTWLTAFVFLGDLAGPLVAEVSAAILPRAPLMILALGIGAVGAALCAVRLPRWCAPCIDGGDLPAPTLGATLILLFITIVAGGGLAAMHVNLLVTRSAISLSREEIAWMLSLCGLGMLAAQIFHAKLDWLVTVPRRLAGLTLGLLAVALFMFPVAASMAELSGIIVAAGWSSATLRLVTSFWISGGGAPSGVKLGFQHSAASIGQALAPLAIAIVAPGAQPLVLWGIGGLSLALLVSLPLAWRPPAIVKSSA
- a CDS encoding copper resistance protein B; protein product: MIRIIPSRGIALGVALFLAPAITAPALAQDALPPSPAATPAQTATPDPNSPSAQGSQEHAGMDMPGMDMTDTKASGNGATMDMGSMQGGKAPPDARNSDDYADGYRNSTLPGYEMADKLSIPKILVDELEFTSGNEGQGVGWTVLVTKGQDNDKLWLRSQGLKNSRDQRLDPESSVEALWWHSKNPFWGTLLGVRQDLGKGATTWLAAGVEGLAPYWFDVQLTGYVGTDGRLAARAKASYEVLFTNRLILTPQVETNIYSKRSSDRQLGSGFSNVELSGRLRYEVSRKFAPYIGFVWERAFDGTADFRRLRREGPSEHRLVIGLRAWW
- a CDS encoding copper resistance system multicopper oxidase, translating into MSPLHIRPIARRRFVQGLAIGGAVAGFAPALLARSAPTLPAELSGTEFDLEIAELPVNFTGKRRIATAVNGSVPAPVLRLREGDTVTLRVRNGLKEMSSIHWHGIIVPAEMDGVPGISFAGIAPGETFTYRFEVRQSGTYWYHAHTLAEQTGLYGAIIVEPKQAPVARAPDRDYCIVLSDWSDEPPLQIFLNLKKQSSYYNFAQPTAGDFLKDVGTMGLGKALERRRMWNSSRMNPTDYSDVSAATYTYLMNGAPPAGNWTGIAAPGERVRLRFVGAGTATFFDVRIPGVELTVVSTDGQPVEPVTVEEFRIGPGETYDVEFTMPEGGARTIFAQAIDRSGYARGTIAPAPGMAAAVPPLDARTWLEPVDMMGAMATMGAMGGDAHAGHGMTEMPARARHARTEYGANTDMRVDYPRTNLDDPGAGLRGRGWRVLTLADLRTPGGDPDPREPERDIELHLTGNMERFIWSLDGIKLNDSRPLHFKPNERLRVTFVNDTMMAHPMHLHGMWSDVEGPDGAFQVRKHTVVVQPAQRVSFRVTADAMGRWAFHCHLLYHMAAGMFREVVVA
- a CDS encoding type II toxin-antitoxin system YafQ family toxin — its product is MRTIERFGRFKRDYKREKKGQHAKTLDADLIPIIEALASDEPLEPRHRDHALTGDWRDHRDCHIKPDLVLIYRKPDDDTLQLVRLGSHAELGW
- a CDS encoding DUF411 domain-containing protein, coding for MKTRLFVALLFLAMPGVALAASDIVVHRDPGCGCCEKWAQAVRAKLGRKVVMRDDASRSELQRKAGMPRTLASCHSAIVDGYMIEGHVPISDVKRLLATRPAGVKGIAVAGMPIGSEGMEVAGAARQPYTVVAFGSAGQRIFARH
- a CDS encoding type II toxin-antitoxin system RelB/DinJ family antitoxin; the encoded protein is MAANALVQTRIDGAVKEEAATVLAAMGLTVSDAVRLMLTRVARDKALPFEPLVPNAETIEAMKEAREGKGKRFATVVDLMADLNADD